The window AACTAGTTGGAAACTGAGAAAGCGATCACCATTTTAAGGATCCGCTTGTTCGCACTTTGTGCATTTTGTTCTCCCGGTTTGTATGGACCATGTAAACTGAAGAAAAACTCAAGAATAAGTAATAATCAAAGAGAACCAAAAATACTCAAGAGAAGTTtgtgtaaaatataattttagttatgGAACAACACACGAATTAATAAAGTAAGAAAGTAAGCTTATGAGAGGCAAGCTTCTCGACTCATGCTATTACtgatttttcttaatattattttaattctgGGCCAAGCCCAATCTATGACATCCCTAAAATCTGATGTTGGGTCCGCCCTTTTTCTTTTGCGGCTAGGGCCTCTAGAGAAGTCGAGTTGTTTTGCTCTCACACGGATAAACTGCAAAGACGGCACACAGTTTCAAATGAAGATGCAATAACTGACACACTTTCTTCAATTTGTGATAGTTGACTTCTCCCCACAGTGCAGTTAACCAATCTAAACCGCATAAATTAAATTGGTTATAACTCAATATTTACCGGCGGGAAGTTGGTAAGAAGTAAGAGCAATAcggttttgttttggttttacaTTTGTGATTAATTTCGTAATATTTTCATTTGCTTCGtatacattgttttttttataattttcccTTCAATAATTTCGTAAGGGGTTTGACAACACTTTTTTCTGACCATACTTCAGAAGAATTTCCTTGTATCTTTGTTCTTAAACAAGGTTTCTTTCTCCTAATGTAAGCTTGTATTCTCTTTTTGTATTTATTACCATTAGAGgctaaataaaacaaaatattatatcttTTTTAAAGTACACCATGTTGCAAAGCATGCCATCAAGGAATTATTAGCCAATTAAAACCCACTTCTCATATGTAGTGTTCCTATAGTATCCTTAGATTCTTGGATACTTGATGAACACCCACTTTGTAATGTGATATTGATGTAAAGACCAACGAAATTCAGAAACTAGAAACTCTATATGTAGTTTGACACATTGATCAACATATGTCTATATATACTATCTTTGAGTATCAAATTGTAGTATTCACTTTCATCTTGCTTTGTATCTCCCTTGCAATAATTTTGATGTGACGTAGTAGTTGAAGCTCACAATCAGAAGGGACGGCATCTTCAATTGGTGGGTTCACACTAGACGGCAGCTCGTTGGGACCATATGTAGGTATTTATTTGACTCTCAATCATGCATGTGCGGTTTAAATAGCGGCTACTACTACTATGAAAAGTTAGATGTTTGAtgggaaaaaaaaatagtatggCCACTActtaaataaaaaggaaaataagcTGGCACCTTTTTCATGTGGTTGAGGAACGTCTTATCAAAACATTATAAAAGGGAAAAAACTCTTAGCTCCAGAGACTACAAGTGCCAGAAATCATGAGTGCCACAGGAGCTAAGAATCGCACAAGCAATGTAAATGGCGCAGAACACTTTGATATCGAAGTCCCTGACACTGCTCATCAGATTAGCAGCGGTTTGTCTTTTGTTTTCTCCCCCCTTTATTGTATCTTGCTATTTAAAGAGACTTACCGAATAAAGTAACATCAATAAtgcttttaaaatctaaaatcacaTTTTGGGAAATTTTGTAATATGTTTTGTTGGATGTACAGATTCATGGTTTCAAGTGGCGTTCGTTCTTACAACCGGTATAAACAACGCGTATGTGTTGGGATATTCAGGAACAGTAATGGTTCCATTAGGTTGGGTTGGTGGTGTAATTGGTCTTATTCTTGCTTCTGCAATCTCTCTCTACGCAAATATTCTTGTAGCCAAGCTTCATGAGTTTGGTGGCAAAAGACACATTCGCTATAGAGATCTTGCTGGATTCATTTACGGTAAGAGAACCAAACATGTTCCGTTTCTCTTCTCTGTTCTTGCTTTCATGAAATGattgttctctttttttctttaacagGTAGAAAGGCTTATTGTGTTACATGGGGATTGCAATATGTCAATCTTTTCATGATTAATTGTGGATTTATCATCCTAGCTGGTTCTGCTTTAAAGGTAGTAAACATCTTGATTTCTTGAATCCTTGTGAGCCAAGTTAGTAATTTTCCTGAGTGTGTTCCGTTTCTACAGGCTGTTTATGTGCTTTTTAGGGATGATCATACAATGAAACTACCTTACTTTATAGCTATCGCCGGTTTTGTATGTGCGGTTTTTGCCATTGGTGTTCCTCACTTATCGGCTCTAGGGATCTGGCTTGGAGTTTCGACAATACTCAGTCTCATCTACATCATTGTGGCAATGGTCCTATCAGTTAAAGATGGTATATAACCTAAATGATGATCATGCTGCAGCTTCAACCATACTTATACCTACTGATAAATCCGATTCTTTACgcttatttttgttatattttaggagTGAAAACACCACATTCAAGAGATTACGAGATACAAGGATCATCGATAAGTAAACTATTTACCATCACAGCTGCTGCcgcaaatcttttttttgttttcaacacAGGGATGCTTCCAGAAATTCAGGTTGAGactgtttttttattatattttaataaaatgtgattcttttttgttgtttataTGAAAATGCAGACGCATAAATGATCTTTTATATGCTTTGACAGGCGACAGTGAAGCAACCGGTTGTGAAAAATATGGTGAAGGCTCTATACTTTCAGTTCACGTTAGGTCTTTTACCAATGTACGCGGTTATGTTCATTGGATATTGGGCTTACGGATCTTCAACCTCCACCTATCTGCTAAACAACGTTAATGGCCCAGTCTGGGTCAAAGCCCTTGCTAACATCTCAGCTTTCCTTCAGACCGTTATCTGTTTGCACGTAAGTTTCTTTGCATGATCTTTTTGGTTAGAGATTGTCTTTTTGGTTAGAGACAATCTTTTTGGTTAGACACAATATAAAAGATATAGGTTAATTTACTTCtataactaattaattttaagtTGAGAGTTTATTTAActtaatatattattagaatTAGATTGATGGTAATATGTCACATCTGAAGTTTGGAAGAGATTCTAActagttataaaatatattaattatttcatttataatcaattgattttaagtttgaAACTCATTTGTTCGTCTGTTAGTATATACTCAACTCTAAGTGTTTTGGCAACTGCTTGTCTTTTGTAAGTTACATCTAAAGCTAGTTTATTTGTTTGTAGATTTTTGCGAGTCCATCATATGAGTATATGGACACAAAGTTTGGGATCAAAGGAGGCACATTTGTGTTAAAGAACTTGTTGTTTAGGATCATGGCTCGAGGCGGGTACCTAGCGGTTAGCACACTTCTCTCGGCGCTCTTGCCCTTCTTAGGGGACTTCATGAGCCTCACTGGTGCAGTGAGCACAATCCCTCTTACATTCATTCTAGCCAACCACATGTACTATAAGGCTAAGAACGATAAGCTCAATACTATGCAGAAGCTGTGGCACTGGCTTAACGTTGTCTTCTTCAGTTTGATGTCTGTTGCTGCCACTATTGCAGCTCTTAGACTCATCGTTGTTGACTCCAAGAATTTTCACGTGTTTGCAGATTTGTAATTTATTCTTTATATTCTTCTCCTACCGTATCTTGTATTCCTTTAAAATCCTATTATAGGGTAAATAAAAGGGTAAACCCCTAAATAgctcaaaaataatatatgacaaaataatacattaaaaatctccaaaatagcattaAGTAGAGTGTAAAATGATCAATTATTCCAAATCATACTCTTAACCTTATTTTACTTCCATAAGTATTgaatcctaaactctaatcactagatcaaaaagaaaaaaaattcatttaaattttttaattaatgttatttTGGAAAAAATGTGTGCGTGTGTGTTTATTACCAGTGAGGCTTATTTctctaaataaaattatatgtttcttAAACAAGTATAAAGATTATTACACTTTCATGATATCATTTTGTTTGCTTACTAACAAGGAATATTTGATTAGACAACTAATAATCTATGCTTAATAATCTCTTAGTCAAGTATTATGAACTTAATTAATCAACAATGAATGATTTGCTGTTAcatatttaaactaaaaaataattagacCGGCCAAAGTGGAGCCCCACTGTCTCCACCAAAGCTCAATGCAATAATCATTAacctttcatcttcttcttcacattcaTCTTCTTCACGATCAGATCGACGAAGAGGTAAAAGACTTCTCCTTTTGTAAATTCTACACGGTTTCACTCTGTTAAAGTTAGCTTCTTTTTATTTGTAGTTCCTGTTAGGACAAGAAAGAAGCAATCTTTTGTTCTGAAATTTCTGATTTAAATCACCTATTCATCTGATGCAAATTGTTCAATGTAGATATAAGTCTCTCTGTTCTGCTTTTGAATTCTTAttagctttttttttggttgtgtaCTGTGTAGCGAGCTTTCAGCTTTAGAGATCTGAGGAGGACAAgaccaaacacaaaaaaaacGATGTCGTTTACAGGGACTCAGCAGAAATGCAGAGCGTGCGAGAAGACGGTGTACCCTATGGAGCTTCTCTCAGCTGATGGGGTTTCTTTTCACAAGTCTTGCTTCAAGTGCTCTCACTGCAAAACCACACTTCAAGTCAGTTTCCTGCTCTCTTTTGCTTTTGCTTTTTCCCATAATCATAGTTTAATAGTTCAGTAAAATGTTTAAGGGATTCATTCATCAAGAGATTCTCTAACTAGTGAGAGTCATAAGTTAAGGGTTTTACTTTTATATGATCCAAGTTAAAAAATGTGTTgatggttttgttttctttcctaACAGCTGAGCAATTACTCATCAATGGAAGGTGTGTTGTACTGTAAGCCTCATTTTGAGCAGCTCTTTAAGGAGACTGGTAGCTTCAACAAGAACTTTCAGTCACGTATGTAGTTCCTCCTCTTTTCTTACCTTTTGGATTCAGCACTCTTGCTTGCTTGTGATCTCACTTCATTTTTAATCTTTCAAACATTCTTTCCCCCTCACAGCTGCAAAGCCATTAACTGACAAGCCAACTCCTGAGCTGGTAAACATTGTCTTCTTAACCAATATAGCTCCATGTTCTTATTCAGTTAGTTACATGACTCTTATTTGGTTATGTTCTCAGACAAGGACACCAAGCCGAGTTGCTGGAATGTTCTCTGGTACGCAAGACAAGTGCGCTACTTGCAGTAAAACCGTGTATCCTATCGAAAAGGTTAATATTAACATTAAACCTTGATAGCTCTTTGTTAGATCATTTGCAATGAAGAACTTGGAGATCTCTTTACACAGTCCATTCTTAGTCTTGTTCTGTTTCAACCGTAGGTGACTGTGGAGAGCCAGTGTTACCATAAGTCTTGCTTCAAATGTTCACATGGAGGCTGTGCGATTTCTCCATCGAACTATGCAGCGCTCGAGGGGATATTGTACTGCAAGCACCACTTCGCTCAGCTTTTCAAGGAGAAAGGAAGTTACAATCACCTCATCAAATCTGCTTCCATCAAACGCTCTGCTGCTGCGGCTGCTACTGCAGCTTCTGCTGTAGAACCTGTACCTGAATCTTAAAATTTGTATTCTCTTTCCAATTTAAGGTTACTACCAAACTGGTTTCACTTTGTCTTTGTGTATGTGATGTATTTGTGTTAACTTGTATTCATTCACTTCTTCATGTTCTTGTCTTCCATAATGAACCATGCATAACATTCTATTGAGTTTGTTCTTGTTGTGAATACTACTAAGCTTGGTCTGGTCTTGGTCGGTTCTCACTTAACCGGACCGGCCTATTGGACCGGACGAATCGTTGTCTTTAATGTCCGGTCCGGTTCTTCATtataaactcaaaaaaaaattagatttttctgAAACAATCCAGTAAAACACATTGAAATCGATCTATCGAATCACAGAACACAGATTGAACTGTACCCTAAAGGTTAAAGAAACGAACTTTGCAAACTTTTGCGTTTTGAAAAATGTCAAACACAACCTTTGATGACCTCCATAGCCGTCTTCTCCGGTGAgtaacctctctctctctctctctctagtgcTCTGTTTTTCGCTCTTTAGTTCAGAAAGAACCTTAATTTTATCAACTCTGTTATGAGGATTCAGAGTATCTGAACCAATAGCAGAGACTCTCAGACGCACTCAATACAAACCGCAAGAGAGCAGCAAAGTATCCACCAAAGACTTACTCTTGTCTCTGTTACCAAAcacttctcctcctcctcgacTACTCGATGAAGAACAGAGTCTCTCTTCGATCAAAAGCCTCGCACTTGCTTGTGcccttctctcttcttctcgtTCCTCCACTCACGAACTCCTCTCGTGGATCCCCGAAAGCCTCTCCGTCGCAGGGGAGTCAGCTTTTTCCGAGATATCTCGGGTTTATTTCAGTGACAGTAACGCTGAGAACGAGAGGTTGGTGATGGAGTTGTTGCCGGTTGTTTTGCCGGAGTTGAAAGATGGAATAGAAGGGAGCTCAATGGGTAAGGAcaatgatgaagaggatgtttCAGCTGCTATGACGAGAAAGCCAGTTGGTTATGCCATCTTAGCAGCTCACCAGCTCAGGTGGTTTGTGACTCAGGTCTGAGTTGTGTTATGAGAAAAAGATCTAACCTTTTAAGGTTCTGTTATGATTTGGAGGTGTTTGATGTGTAATGTTTTGATAGGTGGATAAGCCGAATCTGGCGAAAGTTTGCAACTTGGTGGTTCCATGTGCTTTGACAGCACTTGATCATTGGTCTCCTGATGTCAAAGTAAGGCCTTTTGGGaacttttaatatctttctatCTACTGTTAGCTTTAAGGCTATAGTGAGTTTGATGTTGTCTCTTTGTTTTGATGACAGAGACAGGGTATGATAAGCTTTGTGCACATTGCAAAGAATGTGAGTTCAGGTGATCTCGGTTCGTATGGAGATGTGGTTCTTGATGCGTGTTGCCAGAACATAGCTTCTGATGACGAGATTTGGATACATGTAGTGGAGTTATCTGTGCTTCTTGTGACTAAACTGCATCCTAATAATCCTCGTAGCTCTTGGTAAATCCTCTCTTATCTATTACATTAGGTTCATAAGATTGATTTTCATGGCGTGCTTATCTTCTTTTGTAGGTACGAGAGGATCATGAATGAGATGCTTGGTCATCTAGAACGCCAACCAAGAAACAAAGAGAAACGTATGGCTTGGCTTACATTCGTTGAGCCGCTCTTGAACGCTCTGGGGCTTTTCTTGCTTGCTCATTTTCGACGTATCTTCCCTCTTTTCTTCCAGTGGATGCATTCAGATGATGCCCAAACCGTTTTGTTGGTAATGTTCTTGTTCCACAATTGTTATGAATGTTAGTTTTGACAATATCACTACGTGTAAATGCCAGGTTCTTGAGAGACTGGAGACGGTTGTGAGGTTGACATGGATTAGAAACTCGCCTGTGTTCCCAAGGTTTAAACCTCTCTAAACACTATAAATTAGCAGTAAATTTTAGTATCCACTTTTCAACATCATGATTATTTGGACCTCAGATTGGTGGAGGAGCTTGTCTCCTTGTACAAAGAGTCATCTATGCGTAAGGAGCGTGATGAGATTAGACCTCTTATCCTACGTATCTTGAAGCTACTCCGCGAGTATGTTTTTCTATAGCTTATCAAATGCACTGCCAAAGGTAGTTAAAATCtgtgttttttcttattttagctTGGTCTCTCTCGCAGGTGCAAAAGGTTACAGTTTGAGTCAGCGTGGAGGCAGTATCAGGATGATCCAAATCTGAGCACGGTTGTGGAATATATATGTAGACCAGCTCTGTCTGAACAGAGAGAGCCTCTCGTCGGCTCAGAGGGCTTGTAATAGAGTTTCTTCACTCTTTTTAATTAGGGAAATAACAAAACATATCTTCTGAAAGACTAGTTTTCTCTCTTCTTATTTCAATCTCTCAAAAGTCTTTATGGAATCTCTCAAAACTACAGACAATACaccaataaagaaaaaatagaatccATTCGACAGTTCGTGGAAACCTCAAAACCAAATCTTTATGTACAAACCTgcttttcatcatcatcatcatgccTCCCTCAGGACTTTAACCGTTGGTGGACAATCTGTTCTCTCACCAGCCAGAGAGTAGTAAGCCAGTATATGAGCAGGatgctccatctctctcacctCTCCAAGCTGATTCACTTCCGGGACTTTTCTTGCCGGAATCAGCTCGATGTTCCAGTACGGTCTAGACATTAGCCTCAGGTCTTGTCCCGTCGTCGATGCTCTATAGCCTTGTACCCACAGGTATCTCAGCGAAGGGATTTTCAGTACCGCTGCAGCTATTGCTCGCTCGCTGAAGCAACAACCTCTCATCTCCAGCTTCTGTAGTTTCGGACATCCTCTTGAGAATTCCATTAGGCCTTCGTCTGATTCACCAACGTAACCGAGAAGCATCCACCTCACGTTTGGACTGTACTGTCCGATGTAGCTTAACCCCACGTCTGTTAAGCCGCCTTGTCTGAGATAGAATGCAAACCGTCTGAGTTTTTTGCATCCGATCAAGAGGGATCTGACTCCGTTGTCCAGTGGCAGATCTGTTATTCTCTCTTCTTGGTCGAGTAAGACGAGGCGGAAGTCACAGAGGTTTTTCAGATATGTGCCTATGCTTTCGAGAGACTCGTTGGTTATATCTGAGACATACACCGCCATGTATTCTAGCTCCTGGCAGCCCTGAGCCAAAGCGACTAATCCTCTTTGTGAGACTAAGCCTTCTTCATCCTCCATTCCTTGTTCATCTTCACCCCGTTCAATCCTCAGCCGCTTCAACTTCTTACAGCACTGTCCAAGAACCTCTAGACCCCTATCTCCAATTACATTCCTTGTCTGAAATACAGCAAAAAATGTCACATATCCCTTATCTACCACAATTTATACTTGCAAAATGAATGTGAAATTCATGATAGTTGAATAGTGTAAAGAACAGATATTGAGTTCAAATTTACCTCGAGAACTTCCAAATTAGGACACTTTTGAATAAGTGTACAATGATCCTCAGTTGCGAGCAATGCATAGATCAGATCCAGCTTCCGGATTTGGGCAGCGAATGGAAACAGTATTGGCATTTCATTAGGTCCCATGTAAGAAAGGCCCAGACAACATAGTTTTGGAGGGAAAGTCAGATTCATATACTTCTCCGGTCTTCCAATTTCTTCATTTAAGGAGCCACCACAAAATTCTTCAAGATTAGTTGCAGCTTTAAAGAACCCGACTAGTTCCAACATCTCAAAGTCACCGATCTTCACAGAAACCAGAGAGCGGCAATTTCTAGCTATGCTTTCCAAGTCTTTGGCATTGATTTTTGCAAACTCAGTCATGTAGAAATTTAGAACCTCGAGAGAAGTGTTGTGCAGAGCAAGTTCATGAAGCCAGTTACCATCCTTTTCAACAAAAGAACTCTCTTCCattaacaatgttttcattTTCCTGTCGAGAAAACAGAAGAAGCATGGATAAAGTGAGAAACAACTCAAGATAATTGGATTTTCTGCTTAGGAAACCAACCAAATAGAGGATGCAAGAAGGTCGCAATAAACATGAACTCCCGAAGACATTCTTTCTGTAGCTAGCTAATATCAAGCTTTTTGCCAACTATCCATAAACAGAAGTGCAGGAAACCAAATAAAGTCCGCACCAAGGTTTCTACTTCCCCAATTGATAATTTGGCATAACAACGGCAGAGCAATTATCTTGCAGATGTCAGATATCAATCTTGTTGCTAATTATCCATAAACAGAAATGCATTCAACCCAATAAATTCAACACCAAGCTATCTACATCCCCAATTAATAATTTGCTTAGAAGGACACGATAAACATCAACTCCTAGAAACTACAAGTATCATCCATAAATAGTTCCGCTATCTATGCATAACCACCACAAGCTGCGAAAAGTGTAGTAAGAAATCAAACAAAGAAGGTTCAACAAATCAATCACCAAAGTTTCTACTTACCCAATAGAGCTAAAGACACAAAAGATCTTCAAAGAAACAATTTTTACAATACTGTTCTCTGTACTACAAGGATTTCAAAGTCAAGACTCAAATGCAATCTTGTTCAAGTCAAAGTAGGTAATGAGAACTTATCCTTGTTAAACCTTAAGAATCATATCCATAAGCTACAAAAAGAAGTAAACAGTAGTTACCTGCAGTGCTTAACGATGCTGAAAAGTCCATCCGTAGAGAAACCCGAGCACTTATCAAGCTTCAACGCCTCGAGCTCATCCAACCTCGCCTTAGCCAAAACATCCAGATCCAAATCGCTCACAATCATCCGCCTAAAATGCACAGACTTGAGCCTTCGCAGCGACGAAGCTATCTCGTTGACCCAAGGGGTAACAAACCCTCCCCAGTTCTCGGGGATGAGATTGAACATA of the Brassica rapa cultivar Chiifu-401-42 chromosome A03, CAAS_Brap_v3.01, whole genome shotgun sequence genome contains:
- the LOC103857887 gene encoding proline transporter 1, producing the protein MSATGAKNRTSNVNGAEHFDIEVPDTAHQISSDSWFQVAFVLTTGINNAYVLGYSGTVMVPLGWVGGVIGLILASAISLYANILVAKLHEFGGKRHIRYRDLAGFIYGRKAYCVTWGLQYVNLFMINCGFIILAGSALKAVYVLFRDDHTMKLPYFIAIAGFVCAVFAIGVPHLSALGIWLGVSTILSLIYIIVAMVLSVKDGVKTPHSRDYEIQGSSISKLFTITAAAANLFFVFNTGMLPEIQATVKQPVVKNMVKALYFQFTLGLLPMYAVMFIGYWAYGSSTSTYLLNNVNGPVWVKALANISAFLQTVICLHIFASPSYEYMDTKFGIKGGTFVLKNLLFRIMARGGYLAVSTLLSALLPFLGDFMSLTGAVSTIPLTFILANHMYYKAKNDKLNTMQKLWHWLNVVFFSLMSVAATIAALRLIVVDSKNFHVFADL
- the LOC103857890 gene encoding coronatine-insensitive protein 1 — translated: MEDPDIKKCRLSSVTVDDVIEQVMPYITDPKDRDSASLVCRRWFEIDSETREHVTMALCYTSTPDRLSRRFPNLRSIKLKGKPRAAMFNLIPENWGGFVTPWVNEIASSLRRLKSVHFRRMIVSDLDLDVLAKARLDELEALKLDKCSGFSTDGLFSIVKHCRKMKTLLMEESSFVEKDGNWLHELALHNTSLEVLNFYMTEFAKINAKDLESIARNCRSLVSVKIGDFEMLELVGFFKAATNLEEFCGGSLNEEIGRPEKYMNLTFPPKLCCLGLSYMGPNEMPILFPFAAQIRKLDLIYALLATEDHCTLIQKCPNLEVLETRNVIGDRGLEVLGQCCKKLKRLRIERGEDEQGMEDEEGLVSQRGLVALAQGCQELEYMAVYVSDITNESLESIGTYLKNLCDFRLVLLDQEERITDLPLDNGVRSLLIGCKKLRRFAFYLRQGGLTDVGLSYIGQYSPNVRWMLLGYVGESDEGLMEFSRGCPKLQKLEMRGCCFSERAIAAAVLKIPSLRYLWVQGYRASTTGQDLRLMSRPYWNIELIPARKVPEVNQLGEVREMEHPAHILAYYSLAGERTDCPPTVKVLREA
- the LOC103857889 gene encoding LIM domain-containing protein WLIM2a; this translates as MSFTGTQQKCRACEKTVYPMELLSADGVSFHKSCFKCSHCKTTLQLSNYSSMEGVLYCKPHFEQLFKETGSFNKNFQSPAKPLTDKPTPELTRTPSRVAGMFSGTQDKCATCSKTVYPIEKVTVESQCYHKSCFKCSHGGCAISPSNYAALEGILYCKHHFAQLFKEKGSYNHLIKSASIKRSAAAAATAASAVEPVPES
- the LOC103857891 gene encoding uncharacterized protein At2g39910: MSNTTFDDLHSRLLRVSEPIAETLRRTQYKPQESSKVSTKDLLLSLLPNTSPPPRLLDEEQSLSSIKSLALACALLSSSRSSTHELLSWIPESLSVAGESAFSEISRVYFSDSNAENERLVMELLPVVLPELKDGIEGSSMGKDNDEEDVSAAMTRKPVGYAILAAHQLRWFVTQVDKPNLAKVCNLVVPCALTALDHWSPDVKRQGMISFVHIAKNVSSGDLGSYGDVVLDACCQNIASDDEIWIHVVELSVLLVTKLHPNNPRSSWYERIMNEMLGHLERQPRNKEKRMAWLTFVEPLLNALGLFLLAHFRRIFPLFFQWMHSDDAQTVLLVLERLETVVRLTWIRNSPVFPRLVEELVSLYKESSMRKERDEIRPLILRILKLLRECKRLQFESAWRQYQDDPNLSTVVEYICRPALSEQREPLVGSEGL